Genomic DNA from Danaus plexippus chromosome 16 unlocalized genomic scaffold, MEX_DaPlex mxdp_23, whole genome shotgun sequence:
GAGCTGAGAGTAACAGGCCACAATCCTCACATTTGTAACACAGGACATGGAAACTACGATCTGCAGCAACAACTCTTACCGTTTCCTCTTTATCCTCTTCAGGCATTATCGGCAACTCGCAAACACAACAGCGAGGAGCaaattttttgtgaaaatCCTCAATACAATGTATTTGATTCATTGCATCCACTGTAAATGGTATACCTTCAAGGCTCTTACCGCATACAACACAGGTAAAGCAAGACGGGTGGTAAGGTTTGCCAGTTGCTCTCAAAATTCTGTCTAGAATTGGATTCTCGCAAACTGAACATTTCTCAAGAGTTTCATAGTAATCTGTCTCGCAATAAGGATTTCCTTCGACGGCATAAAATGGTTTACCTCTTAAATTGACATTGCATCTGTGGCAGCTGAAACATTGGATATGATACATGTTACCCATTGCAGTGCAACCCGAACTCTCCCCAATCACCTTTTGATTACACTTGACACATGTGCCAAAGACATCCAAATCCTGACTATCAGTTATAGATTGAACCAATAGGTTTGTCAGTGCATCAACTTCTTCCTCCTTAGCCAATGGAGATTTTCCTTTATTTGGCTGAATGTTGCCTTTAAATTCTCTATTGTTATTGGTTTGTCTCGTACTTGTTGGATGTGGATTAATGGGTTCATAAAGTGATTCATAAGTTGAAGCTTGTGACACTCCGTACTCGGGGTAGTCATTCTGATATATCGCTGGATATGATTGTCGGTcctgattataatttatgttagcAGTTGCTTGCATTAATTCGCTGTAGTTTGAACTGACAGGTGATGGTGGAGGTAGGTATTCCTCATTATTATGGTTTGAATCTAGAGCTTTTGACTGCGCCATGTAAAAGGGGGGTGGAGGAGGGGGTGGTGGGCAGCCTTGATATGTTGGCAAGTTGGTATAATTTAGAGGATTGATAGATTTAGGTGGCAGCGGTAGAGTTTGTTTAACTGGATGACTAGGCAAAGCTAGTTGTTTCACATTGGCATAATCTTTATGTGATGAATGaacattattcataaatcttgGAACATTGCCATAAGTTGGTGGTGGAGGTGGCACAACATTGTTCTGTAGTGGTGCAATCTTAGACGAATATGAAGGTTCTTTTATAGCAGTGATAGCTGCACTGTGGGGAACTTGGGGTTGCGCTTTCTTCTTAGGTGGCACAGCTGGTGGTATCTTCTTCACTTTTCCTGgtgaacttatatttttcaccaTTTGCAACTCAGCTAGCTGTTTTTCAAGTGCATCCACGTTATCTAATCGTGACATTTTGATAATGACCTCTTTGTGTTAATTCGTGACTAACCTTTCTTATTTCAACACAGAACAATAGTTATATAGGAAGATTTTCAACAGATTTTTAAGCCCACTTTAATTTAGTATTCACTACAACtaaagttacaaaaaacaaggcaatttctttaattttttatgagaaaactATGAAATACTTATCTGGTGAGACAAGTAAGTATAACGACAACTGTATCCAGGTTCAAGTCTCAACGTTGTTTCAACTTTCGAGTCTTATAACATGTATTTTATAggtatgtattataatgacaTATCTCGTT
This window encodes:
- the LOC116771662 gene encoding lipoma-preferred partner homolog — encoded protein: MSRLDNVDALEKQLAELQMVKNISSPGKVKKIPPAVPPKKKAQPQVPHSAAITAIKEPSYSSKIAPLQNNVVPPPPPTYGNVPRFMNNVHSSHKDYANVKQLALPSHPVKQTLPLPPKSINPLNYTNLPTYQGCPPPPPPPPFYMAQSKALDSNHNNEEYLPPPSPVSSNYSELMQATANINYNQDRQSYPAIYQNDYPEYGVSQASTYESLYEPINPHPTSTRQTNNNREFKGNIQPNKGKSPLAKEEEVDALTNLLVQSITDSQDLDVFGTCVKCNQKVIGESSGCTAMGNMYHIQCFSCHRCNVNLRGKPFYAVEGNPYCETDYYETLEKCSVCENPILDRILRATGKPYHPSCFTCVVCGKSLEGIPFTVDAMNQIHCIEDFHKKFAPRCCVCELPIMPEEDKEETVRVVAADRSFHVLCYKCEDCGLLLSAQAEGRKCYPLDGHILCRACNAHRIRLLTNVMTTDL